In Deltaproteobacteria bacterium, one DNA window encodes the following:
- a CDS encoding thioredoxin family protein: protein MIHKRFHLSVWAYTIIMLICFFSISYAGLRGMPDGKPRVEVGDKAPLETADLKKAHEDGKVILLMFGNPDHCIYCEKVWANIRDILPQYEKDVAAFLKTHRASKFWGPENEAVKLGERYGVIGEPWLFVIDKKGIVRHIFMGFAGKTEIENEVKKAVEIRNTR, encoded by the coding sequence ATGATTCATAAGAGATTTCATTTATCAGTATGGGCATACACCATTATTATGCTTATCTGTTTTTTCTCTATCTCCTACGCAGGTTTAAGGGGTATGCCCGATGGTAAACCAAGGGTAGAGGTAGGTGATAAAGCGCCTTTAGAAACCGCTGACCTTAAAAAGGCGCATGAAGATGGGAAGGTAATCCTTCTGATGTTCGGCAACCCTGACCACTGCATCTATTGTGAAAAGGTCTGGGCAAACATCAGGGATATTTTGCCGCAATATGAAAAAGATGTCGCTGCATTCCTCAAGACCCATCGGGCATCCAAATTCTGGGGACCTGAAAATGAGGCTGTGAAATTAGGAGAAAGATACGGAGTTATAGGCGAACCATGGTTGTTTGTGATTGATAAAAAGGGGATTGTAAGGCATATATTTATGGGCTTTGCCGGAAAGACAGAGATTGAAAATGAGGTTAAAAAGGCAGTTGAAATAAGAAATACAAGGTAG
- a CDS encoding Rrf2 family transcriptional regulator produces the protein MFRLSRASEYAIRGILYLSSKPEFEVCCIEEVAKAQDVPSAYLSKLFQSLVKKGYMRSFRGTGGGFALAKNPKDITLLEIIEIIEGGMFLNDCMIREGYCRKDASCHVHNVWKTAQQRFLDYLRQCNFEQLSATSSNKD, from the coding sequence GTGTTCAGATTGAGCAGGGCATCAGAATACGCCATAAGAGGTATATTGTATCTATCCAGCAAGCCTGAGTTTGAGGTATGTTGCATTGAAGAGGTGGCAAAGGCACAGGATGTGCCGTCTGCATATCTTTCAAAGCTATTTCAGTCACTGGTAAAAAAAGGGTATATGCGTTCGTTCAGAGGCACAGGAGGCGGTTTTGCACTGGCAAAAAATCCAAAAGATATAACCCTTCTGGAAATAATAGAGATAATAGAGGGCGGGATGTTTTTAAATGATTGTATGATCCGTGAAGGGTATTGCAGGAAAGATGCTTCATGCCATGTTCATAATGTATGGAAGACTGCACAGCAAAGGTTTCTTGATTATCTCAGACAATGTAACTTTGAACAACTGTCCGCCACATCATCAAACAAAGATTGA